A stretch of Oncorhynchus mykiss isolate Arlee chromosome 12, USDA_OmykA_1.1, whole genome shotgun sequence DNA encodes these proteins:
- the LOC110538155 gene encoding uncharacterized protein LOC110538155, with translation MAEQCRTVRVSGLPTDMKEDRLTDKLYIYFLRARNGGGEIAHVTIVKATPGSALITFEDIGVARSVLQHGRHILTVDGKKYELTLSEPHKDLNPNKVILSMSVTLDYSQLPGGKAALTSLDRSHDLQIRYNNPEQLCTLQGLYSQVQAALAQILGLPGVLASTDTPPAGANGVLGVLTRGTRGQVKRTHTQEAADHHRRGDEQSDRGSGPLRDFTSGGQGWEGEGTAQAEGGAVSLSEEPPMVEEDLSLIMDADLFHYLQWHCGGEYQEILTHHGVEVVDVTAEGLTTLFLQRVPGVGDIGQESLSGARADLSRLYQENESRLRRAQLPKSVLSPSGGLSRAMEGLRVRLPKLLLSEDDRNIYIVGNSSDVSEAKQFLLLGEREEAVEDVASLLPSLSSTSGSSKPGEEERLTPTLSSTAGTPLDARVDKLLKQYETERRTEGARGYKFAPRFKALGPAGLGTRPRDTVMVGDTSPSVRPGFGPMLGHDLFGSDRAGSGVGGLYRQGTQGSGEDILFKRGDPLFTPSSMENGLFLSSSPTDLVQQGETAPFTSTLNTLSGGTTISTSGSGSTLKRASSFSGRARSKVQDPGQSEAEKATTRARRSNSLDRRNAYSAELTVSMVIWNYMKEAYATRIQDMTSDLQMRESQSDKSSDITVILRGAESSVLHTCQLEMQRLVAMVKTDFCLQELRLAELGVSDPADETLEVCCAEVRQRFKKVSIQTMRGSVFLIGPKQLCSQVGAALREVFPGETGQRGGQEDFSVPSTSTFNQSSPFQVNGVQNSTQFQTNSPQWMSETQRGGEEGPGANRKKNDVQRSDSSKRMRNSESEHKNTVVSQSPARKDPVIKEKVERGGTMEADGSKTDTFLSHSAIGNGGRPGAVNGGGTNQDMVAPPKESNMRSGVTQKDNSRQFSGAENQERPGSGGALTRHDPGRSSLSGARTQICVCGESGASVTRTGCGMTLCPQCLLKAHVQCRVCPKAEVAVPQGVQGNMSYSEMPFSLPGHGRDAIVKITYCIPDGIQGEGHPSPGSGFRGGVFEAYLPLCERTRKLLPRLEKAFRLGLTFTVTGREPAARVSWDSIPHKTSLQGGKSGNGYPDSTYLSRLSEVLRAHGIEEAPAKSQVTNKT, from the exons TGCAGGACAGTAAGGGTGAGTGGCCTGCCCACTGATATGAAGGAGGACCGGCTGACAGACAAGCTATACATCTACTTCCTGAGGGCcaggaatggaggaggggaaATAGCACATGTCACCATTGTCAAGGCAACACCCGGCTCTGCCCTCATCACCTTTGAGGACATTGGAG TGGCAAGGAGCGTGCTTCAACATGGCCGACACATTCTGACGGTGGACGGGAAGAAGTATGAACTCACCTTGAGTGAACCTCACAAAGACCTGAACCCAAATAAG gTCATCTTGAGCATGTCTGTTACTTTGGACTACAGCCAGCTACCTGGAGGAAAGGCAGCATTGACCAGCCTTGACAGGAGTCATGATCTCCAGATCCGCTATAACAACCCAGAGCAGCTCTGCACCTTGCAGGGCCTCTACTCCCAGGTCCAGGCTGCACTGGCCCAAATACTGGGGCTCCCTGGGGTCCTGGCCTCCACAGATACACCCCCAGCTGGGGCCAATGGTGTTCTGGGAGTCCTCACTAGAGGCACTAGGGGCCAAGTGAAAAGGACTCATACCCAGGAGGCAGCAGACCATCACAGGAGAGGTGATGAGCAAAGTGATCGAGGCTCAGGCCCACTTAGGGACTTTACGTCTGGAGGTCAGggctgggagggggaggggacagCCCAGGCAGAGGGGGGTGCTGTGAGTCTGTCTGAGGAACCCCCCATGGTGGAAGAGGACCTCTCCCTGATCATGGATGCAGACTTGTTCCACTACCTGCAGTGGCACTGTGGAGGGGAGTACCAGGAGATCCTCACCCATCATGGGGTAGAGGTGGTGGACGTGACCGCTGAGGGGCTGACCACCCTGTTCCTACAGAGAGTACCCGGGGTGGGGGACATTGGGCAGGAGAGTCTGAGTGGGGCTCGTGCGGACCTGAGCCGGCTCTACCAGGAGAACGAGTCCAGGCTCCGGCGAGCCCAGCTGCCCAAGAGTGTCCTCTCTCCCAGCGGAGGCCTGTCCAGGGCCATGGAGGGCCTGCGGGTCAGGCTGCCCAAGCTGCTGCTCAGTGAGGATGACAGGAACATCTACATAGTTGGCAACAGCAGCGATGTGTCCGAAGCCAAACAGTTCCTCctcctgggggagagagaggaggcggtGGAAGATGTAGCCAGCTTGTTACCATCTCTCTCATCCACATCTGGTTCCTCCAAgccaggggaagaggagagactcacacccactctctcctccacagcAGGAACACCCCTGGACGCCAGGGTAGATAAGCTGCTGAAGCAatatgagacagagaggaggacggAGGGGGCCCGAGGGTATAAGTTTGCCCCCCGCTTCAAGGCATTAGGGCCGGCTGGGCTAGGGACCAGACCTAGGGACACAGTGATGGTAGGGGACACATCTCCAAGTGTACGACCAGGTTTTGGACCCATGTTAGGCCATGACCTGTTTGGCTCAGACAGAGCAGGGTCAGGTGTTGGGGGACTCTACAGGCAAGGTACACAGGGTAGTGGAGAGGATATCCTGTTCAAGAGAGGTGACCCTCTGTTCACCCCTTCCTCTATGGAGAATGGACTCTTCCTGAGCTCATCACCAACAGACCTTGTGCAGCAGGGTGAGACAGCCCCATTCACCTCAACTCTGAACACCTTGTCAGGGGGCACCACCATCTCAACCTCCGGGTCAGGGTCCACCCTAAAGCGGGCCAGTAGTTTCTCTGGGCGGGCCAGGTCCAAGGTCCAGGACCCAGGACAGAGTGAAGCTGAGAAAGCCACAACCAGAGCCAGGCGGTCCAATAGCTTGGACAGGAGAAATGCCTACAGTGCAGAGCTAACCGTCTCCATGGTGATATGGAATTACATGAAGGAGGCCTACGCCACCCGTATACAGGACATGACCTCTGACCTGCAGATGAGGGAGAGCCAATCAGACAAAAGTAGTGACATCACTGTCATCCTTAGGGGGGCGGAGTCATCTGTGCTGCACACCTGTCAGTTGGAGATGCAGAGGCTGGTTGCCATGGTGAAGACAGACTTCTGTTTGCAGGAGTTGCGTCTGGCTGAGTTAGGCGTGTCTGACCCAGCAGATGAGACTTTAGAGGTGTGCTGTGCTGAGGTGAGGCAACGGTTCAAGAAGGTCTCCATCCAGACAATGAGAGGTAGTGTGTTTCTGATCGGCCCCAAGCAGCTGTGCTCCCAAGTGGGTGCAGCACTGAGGGAGGTGTTCCCTGGGGAGACTGGCCAGAGGGGGGGACAAGAGGACTTCTCTGTCCCGTCTACCTCCACTTTCAATCAGTCCAGTCCATTTCAGGTGAATGGGGTCCAGAACTCCACACAATTTCAGACCAATAGCCCTCAGTGGATGTCTGAGACTCagcgagggggagaggaggggcctGGTGCCAACAGGAAGAAGAATGACGTCCAAAGGAGTGATTCTTCCAAGAGGATGAGGAACAGCGAATCAGAACACAAGAACACAGTTGTTAGCCAATCACCAGCGAGGAAAGACCCTGTCATAAAGGAGaaagtggagaggggagggaccaTGGAGGCAGACGGGAGCAAGACTGACACATTTCTCAGCCATTCAGCGATAGGCAACGGAGGAAGGCCCGGAGCAGTGAATGGTGGCGGTACCAATCAAGACATGGTCGCGCCCCCAAAAGAAAGCAACATGAGATCCGGAGTGACCCAGAAGGACAACAGCAGACAGTTTAGTGGAGCAGAGAACCAGGAGAGGCCCGGGTCAGGGGGAGCTCTGACACGTCACGACCCGGGAAGGTCTAGTCTGTCTGGGGCACGGACacagatctgtgtgtgtggggagagtgGGGCGTCAGTGACGAGGACAGGGTGTGGGATGACCCTGTGCCCACAGTGCCTTCTCAAAGCCCACGTCCAATGCAGGGTTTGCCCCAAGGCTGAGGTGGCAGTTCCACAGGGTGTCCAGGGTAACATGAGCTACTCTGAGATGCCCTTCAGCCTGCCAGGCCATGGCAGAGACGCCATCGTTAAGATCACCTACTGCATCCCAGATGGCATTCAGGGG GAGGGCCACCCCTCGCCTGGCTCTGGGTTTCGGGGGGGAGTATTTGAGGCCTACCTTCCCCTATGTGAGAGGACCAGAAAACTCCTACCGCGGCTGGAGAAAGCCTTCAGGCTAGGCCTCACCTTCACTGTGACGGGCAGGGAGCCAGCGGCCAGGGTCAGCTGGGACAGCATCCCCCACAAGACCAGCCTGCAGGGGGGCAAGTCTGG GAATGGTTATCCAGACTCCACCTATCTGAGTCGCCTGTCTGAAGTACTGAGGGCTCATGGGATTGAGGAGGCCCCTGCCAAGTCTCAAGTCACAAACAAAACCTGA